A window of the Methyloprofundus sp. genome harbors these coding sequences:
- a CDS encoding peptide/nickel transport system ATP-binding proteinpeptide/nickel transport system ATP-binding protein, which translates to MTQPLLTVTNLQLSFAQQQVIKGIDFKIYPGETFALVGESGSGKSLAALSVLRLHPTQANLQADTIQLAEVDILRTPEAELCQVRGRRVAMIFQDPMSSLNPVMSIGQQIAESIRIHFSVSKAQCTKKVLALLQQVGIPDAQRRINEYPHQLSGGQRQRIMIAIALAGEPELLIADEPTTALDVTIQAQILQLLQNIQRQNGMALWLISHDLALVSTMADRVAVMQAGHIVETADNKQIFSQPEHAYTQKLLKALPDINYRAEQVKPDADILLKVSDFKVHYPIRKGLFKRVVGQVKAVDGVSFSLEAGKTLALVGESGCGKTTLGKGLLNLIPVTSGQVDFAGVNLATLTHEQLRLQRAAMQIIFQDPFAAMNPRMLILDIIAEGLRTLHPEVANADVIATVTNLLEKVGLSDSALYRYPHEFSGGQRQRICIARALAVKPKLIVCDEPTSALDVSVQKQIIELLKSVQKTDYISYLFITHDLAVVAEIADQVAVMYQGEIVEYGAVNQVLKHAEHAYTKKLLSAVPVLQR; encoded by the coding sequence ATGACGCAGCCTTTATTGACCGTTACAAATTTGCAATTAAGTTTTGCGCAGCAGCAAGTTATTAAAGGAATTGATTTCAAAATTTACCCTGGTGAAACATTTGCTTTGGTCGGTGAGTCGGGTTCGGGTAAGTCCTTGGCAGCTTTATCAGTATTACGGTTACATCCCACACAAGCTAATTTGCAAGCAGACACCATACAGCTCGCAGAGGTCGATATTCTACGTACGCCTGAAGCAGAACTTTGTCAAGTGCGTGGTCGGCGAGTAGCCATGATTTTCCAAGACCCGATGAGCTCATTAAATCCTGTTATGAGTATTGGTCAGCAAATCGCTGAGAGTATACGAATACATTTTTCGGTAAGTAAGGCGCAATGCACCAAAAAAGTTTTGGCTTTACTGCAACAAGTGGGAATTCCTGATGCGCAGCGGCGTATTAATGAGTATCCGCATCAATTGTCTGGTGGGCAGCGGCAACGTATCATGATTGCTATTGCTTTGGCGGGGGAGCCTGAGCTATTAATTGCTGATGAGCCAACGACGGCTCTGGATGTCACCATTCAAGCACAAATATTGCAATTATTGCAAAATATTCAGCGCCAAAATGGAATGGCTTTATGGCTAATCAGCCATGATTTGGCATTAGTGTCTACCATGGCAGATAGAGTTGCGGTGATGCAGGCAGGGCATATTGTCGAAACGGCAGATAACAAACAAATTTTTAGCCAACCTGAGCATGCTTATACTCAGAAACTACTTAAGGCACTACCAGATATTAATTACCGTGCTGAGCAAGTGAAGCCTGATGCTGATATTTTGTTAAAAGTAAGTGACTTTAAAGTACATTACCCGATTAGAAAAGGGCTTTTCAAACGAGTGGTTGGGCAGGTTAAAGCTGTAGATGGTGTTAGTTTTAGCTTGGAAGCAGGGAAAACATTAGCATTGGTTGGTGAGTCAGGCTGTGGCAAGACTACTTTAGGTAAAGGATTGTTAAATTTGATTCCAGTAACTTCAGGTCAAGTAGATTTTGCTGGTGTGAATTTGGCAACTCTGACACATGAGCAGTTGCGTTTGCAGCGAGCCGCTATGCAGATTATTTTTCAAGATCCCTTTGCAGCAATGAATCCAAGAATGTTGATACTGGATATTATTGCAGAAGGCTTGCGCACCTTGCACCCTGAGGTAGCTAATGCCGATGTCATTGCTACGGTGACTAATTTGTTGGAAAAGGTGGGTTTATCAGATTCTGCATTATATCGTTACCCGCATGAGTTTTCAGGCGGGCAACGGCAGCGCATTTGTATTGCACGGGCATTGGCAGTTAAACCAAAATTGATCGTTTGTGATGAACCTACTTCGGCACTGGATGTTTCGGTGCAGAAACAGATTATAGAGTTATTAAAATCAGTACAAAAAACTGATTATATAAGTTATTTGTTTATTACTCATGACCTTGCGGTTGTTGCAGAAATAGCTGATCAGGTGGCGGTTATGTACCAAGGAGAGATAGTAGAGTATGGGGCAGTAAATCAAGTGCTTAAACATGCAGAGCATGCTTATACGAAAAAGTTATTAAGTGCCGTGCCGGTATTACAGCGTTGA
- a CDS encoding exodeoxyribonuclease VII small subunit, with protein MARKKSATLFEDSLKELEVIVEQLEQGDISLEESLKSFEQGVKLTRTCQKALQDAEQKVQILLEKNGQQTLESFTDE; from the coding sequence ATGGCTAGAAAGAAAAGCGCGACATTATTTGAAGATTCTCTAAAGGAATTAGAAGTGATTGTGGAGCAATTAGAGCAAGGTGATATTTCTTTGGAAGAGTCGTTAAAATCATTTGAGCAAGGTGTTAAATTAACGCGTACTTGTCAAAAGGCTTTGCAAGACGCTGAGCAAAAAGTACAAATTTTATTAGAAAAAAACGGTCAACAAACTTTGGAGTCATTTACAGATGAGTAA
- a CDS encoding topoisomerase IV subunit B, with protein sequence MSNTYNAAAIEVLSGLDPVRKRPGMYTDTTRPNHLVQEVVDNSVDEAMAGHASSIEVTLFKDGSVKVQDDGRGMPVDMHPEQNMPGVEVILTQLHAGGKFSNKNYQFSGGLHGVGVSVVNALSSQLDIEIKRNGKIYQMQFANGDKQTDLTATGTVGKLNTGSMVHFMPDAKYFDSNKISVIKLKHVLRAKAVLCPGLKIRLAVEQSDESWEWHYQNGLEEYLLDRVGNVEFYPNEPFMGKMAADHEAVEWGIVWTAESLPENITESYVNLVPTAQGGTHVNGLRAGLTEAMREFCEIRNLLPRGVKITPEDVWELCHYVLSVKLEDPQFSGQTKERLSSRECVTFVSGIAKDTFSLWLNQHPTDGEKIAEVIILSAQKRLKSSKKAIRKKISAGPQLPGKLADCASQDINRSELFLVEGDSAGGSAKQAREREFQAIMPLRGKILNTWEVDSAQVMASQEVHDIAVALGIEPDSDNLQGLRYGKICILADADSDGLHIATLICALFFKHFHSLVKAGHVFVAMPPLYRIDVGKQVFYALDESERQGVLDRIKAEKLKGKINVQRFKGLGEMNPSQLRVTTMNPDTRRLVQLTIEEGDDTNEKMDLLLAKKRSQDRKHWLESSGNLADV encoded by the coding sequence ATGAGCAATACTTATAACGCTGCTGCTATTGAAGTTTTAAGTGGTTTAGACCCTGTGCGCAAACGCCCGGGCATGTATACCGATACCACGCGCCCGAACCATTTAGTGCAAGAAGTGGTTGATAATAGTGTTGATGAGGCAATGGCTGGGCACGCTTCCAGTATTGAAGTCACACTTTTTAAAGATGGTAGCGTTAAAGTACAAGATGATGGCCGCGGCATGCCTGTCGACATGCACCCCGAGCAAAATATGCCAGGAGTCGAAGTGATTCTGACTCAGTTACATGCTGGTGGAAAATTTTCCAACAAAAATTACCAATTCTCTGGTGGTTTACATGGTGTGGGTGTTTCTGTCGTCAACGCTTTATCCAGCCAGCTAGATATAGAAATTAAGCGTAATGGTAAAATTTACCAAATGCAGTTTGCCAACGGTGACAAACAAACCGACTTAACTGCAACAGGTACAGTAGGCAAACTCAATACGGGGTCTATGGTACATTTTATGCCTGATGCCAAGTATTTTGATTCCAACAAGATCTCGGTTATTAAACTCAAACATGTTTTAAGAGCCAAAGCAGTTCTTTGCCCTGGCTTAAAAATTCGCTTAGCTGTGGAACAGTCAGATGAGTCATGGGAGTGGCATTACCAAAATGGCTTAGAAGAATACCTACTTGATCGAGTCGGTAATGTTGAATTTTATCCCAATGAACCTTTTATGGGAAAAATGGCCGCTGACCATGAAGCAGTTGAATGGGGAATTGTTTGGACTGCTGAATCTTTGCCTGAAAACATCACCGAAAGCTATGTTAACCTGGTCCCCACTGCGCAAGGCGGTACCCATGTAAATGGCTTACGTGCAGGCCTTACAGAGGCAATGCGTGAATTTTGTGAAATTCGCAACTTATTACCGCGTGGCGTAAAAATCACCCCAGAAGATGTTTGGGAGTTATGTCACTATGTTTTATCAGTCAAATTAGAAGACCCACAATTTTCAGGACAAACCAAAGAACGCTTAAGTTCACGTGAGTGTGTTACCTTCGTCTCAGGCATAGCCAAAGATACCTTTAGTTTATGGCTTAACCAACACCCGACTGACGGTGAAAAAATTGCTGAAGTCATTATTTTAAGTGCGCAAAAACGCTTAAAATCCAGCAAAAAAGCTATCCGTAAAAAGATTTCTGCAGGCCCGCAACTTCCTGGAAAATTAGCTGACTGTGCCTCGCAAGATATTAATCGTAGTGAGTTGTTTCTTGTCGAGGGAGACTCAGCAGGAGGTTCAGCCAAGCAAGCACGTGAACGTGAATTTCAGGCGATCATGCCGCTGCGTGGTAAGATTTTAAATACTTGGGAAGTCGATTCGGCACAAGTGATGGCTTCACAAGAAGTGCATGATATTGCCGTAGCCCTTGGCATAGAGCCTGATTCAGATAATTTGCAAGGTTTACGCTATGGAAAGATTTGCATCTTGGCCGATGCCGACTCGGATGGCTTACATATTGCTACCTTAATTTGTGCTTTATTTTTTAAACATTTCCACAGCCTTGTTAAAGCAGGACATGTCTTTGTTGCGATGCCGCCTTTGTATCGCATTGATGTGGGTAAACAGGTATTTTATGCCTTAGACGAATCGGAAAGACAAGGTGTGTTAGATCGTATTAAAGCAGAAAAACTAAAAGGTAAAATTAATGTGCAGCGCTTTAAAGGCTTAGGAGAAATGAACCCGAGTCAACTACGCGTTACTACCATGAATCCTGATACACGCCGCTTAGTTCAGCTCACCATTGAAGAAGGTGATGACACTAATGAGAAAATGGATTTATTATTAGCGAAAAAACGTTCGCAAGATAGGAAGCATTGGCTAGAAAGTAGTGGTAATTTGGCTGATGTTTAA
- a CDS encoding peptide/nickel transport system permease protein produces MIVLWTDALIYILISVAVILFFSLRKKEHFTRPWQKVTQSRVGMASLVFLSFFMFIGLLDSIHFKPTKANNNEIISVLDYWATPIRKQQEKSYSAPFSAHLYSKELISVAGKESHWGYRRLEYGARHIQDVTTEKHGDIFNKAVFGFAKGAAIIIVLYCCYHWLRRQALFQEKAVNSVFTTLLLLSSISYMLVDLSGYYHVLGTDKVGEDVFYQAIKSIRTGLVIGSLTTLIMLPLAIIFGILAGFFRGWVDDVIQYIYTTLNSIPGVLLIAASILMVQVYMANHQEQFTSLIVRADMRLLFLCLILGVTSWTGLCRMLRAETLKLREMEYVQAARALGVPRYQILARHILPNVMHIILISVVLDFSSLVLAEAVLSYVNIGVDPTTYSWGNMINGARLEMAREPVVWWSLAASFIFMFSLVLAANLFADTVRDAFDPRRVSL; encoded by the coding sequence ATGATCGTTTTATGGACTGATGCGCTGATTTATATACTTATTTCAGTCGCTGTTATTTTATTTTTTAGTTTGCGTAAAAAAGAGCATTTTACACGTCCTTGGCAAAAAGTGACGCAGAGTAGAGTGGGTATGGCCTCTTTAGTTTTTCTGTCTTTCTTTATGTTTATTGGTTTATTGGACTCCATTCACTTTAAACCGACCAAAGCCAATAACAATGAAATTATCAGTGTATTAGATTACTGGGCTACCCCGATACGTAAGCAACAAGAAAAAAGTTATTCGGCACCTTTTTCTGCCCATTTATATAGCAAAGAACTCATTAGTGTTGCTGGTAAAGAAAGCCACTGGGGTTATCGCCGCTTAGAATATGGTGCTAGGCATATACAAGATGTTACCACTGAAAAGCATGGCGATATTTTTAACAAAGCAGTGTTTGGCTTTGCTAAAGGTGCAGCGATTATTATTGTTTTGTATTGTTGTTACCATTGGTTGCGCCGCCAAGCTTTGTTTCAGGAAAAAGCAGTTAATTCAGTTTTTACAACCCTGCTATTACTAAGTTCTATTAGCTATATGTTGGTTGATTTATCAGGCTATTATCATGTGTTGGGAACTGACAAGGTGGGGGAGGATGTCTTTTATCAAGCGATAAAAAGTATTCGCACTGGCTTGGTAATAGGTTCACTCACCACCTTGATCATGTTGCCATTAGCGATTATATTTGGCATTCTTGCTGGTTTCTTTCGTGGTTGGGTCGATGATGTGATTCAATATATTTACACTACATTGAATTCTATTCCTGGAGTATTATTAATTGCGGCTTCTATCTTAATGGTGCAAGTGTATATGGCTAATCATCAGGAGCAATTTACCAGTTTGATAGTGCGCGCTGATATGCGCTTATTATTTTTATGCCTTATTCTTGGAGTCACTAGTTGGACTGGCTTATGTCGCATGTTGCGTGCTGAAACTTTGAAGTTGCGCGAAATGGAATATGTACAAGCTGCTAGAGCACTCGGTGTGCCACGCTACCAAATTTTGGCACGGCATATATTGCCTAATGTCATGCATATCATCTTAATCTCGGTGGTGCTGGATTTTAGTTCACTGGTATTAGCGGAAGCGGTATTATCTTATGTTAATATTGGAGTTGATCCGACGACTTATAGTTGGGGTAATATGATTAATGGTGCACGTCTGGAAATGGCGCGCGAGCCGGTTGTCTGGTGGTCACTAGCAGCCTCATTTATTTTTATGTTTAGTTTGGTTTTGGCGGCGAACCTTTTTGCGGACACCGTGCGTGATGCTTTTGACCCTAGACGGGTAAGTTTATGA
- a CDS encoding modulator of FtsH protease, whose protein sequence is MRLNIAATPASASTLATNKVLRNTYMLLSMTLLFSAFTAGLAMMLNMPPMGMMITMIGYFGLLFATTKFSNSSLGLVFIFALTGFMGLTLGPIINMYLNAYSNGHELVITALGGTGVIFIALSGYALTTRKNFSFLGGFLMVGILVAFLAGIGAMFFAIPALSLAVSGMFILLMSGLILYQTSEIIHGGETNYILATISLYVSIYNLFLSLLQLLGVFGGND, encoded by the coding sequence ATGAGATTAAATATTGCTGCTACACCCGCTAGTGCAAGCACATTAGCAACCAATAAAGTTTTACGTAACACTTATATGTTACTGTCTATGACTTTACTTTTCAGTGCCTTTACAGCTGGCTTAGCCATGATGCTAAATATGCCACCAATGGGTATGATGATCACCATGATTGGCTATTTCGGCTTATTATTTGCAACGACTAAATTTAGTAATAGCTCGTTAGGCTTAGTCTTCATTTTTGCTTTAACAGGCTTTATGGGACTAACCCTAGGCCCCATTATCAATATGTACCTAAATGCTTATAGTAATGGCCACGAATTAGTCATAACTGCATTAGGCGGTACTGGCGTTATTTTTATCGCACTATCTGGTTATGCACTAACAACTCGTAAAAATTTCAGCTTTTTGGGTGGTTTTTTAATGGTAGGTATTTTAGTTGCCTTCCTAGCGGGTATCGGCGCAATGTTCTTTGCGATTCCAGCACTATCTTTAGCTGTTTCAGGCATGTTTATTTTATTGATGTCAGGCCTGATTCTATACCAAACCAGTGAAATTATTCATGGTGGTGAAACTAATTATATTTTAGCAACTATCTCTTTATACGTTTCTATTTACAACTTATTCTTGAGTTTGTTGCAATTATTAGGTGTGTTTGGTGGCAATGACTAA
- a CDS encoding hypothetical protein (stromelysin 1, progelatinase), translating to MKYLSTLVLMLFFTNAANAFVLAGTTPGKWGSSIFGTGATITWSLAGTGVGCTSDLGCTTLTSLDDFMPIGYEAQLVRAFDAWSAVADVTFVKVADGGEDFNAPGSSGDIRVAGHPITASGGLSGLESLGAGTLAHGFFPPVNGATAAGDIHFDSDDTWKIGFGGSGFDIFQVFAHELGHALGLGHTGVPNSLMNPIYTETFAGLQADDIAGAQFLYGAAVNSVPAPQVLILVMLGLIGFSTQRKRSAVKL from the coding sequence ATGAAATATTTAAGCACTTTGGTGCTGATGTTATTTTTTACTAATGCTGCTAATGCTTTTGTATTAGCAGGTACTACCCCTGGGAAGTGGGGTAGCAGTATTTTTGGAACAGGTGCAACCATTACTTGGAGCTTGGCAGGGACTGGTGTCGGGTGTACTAGTGATCTAGGGTGTACCACACTTACTTCATTAGATGATTTTATGCCTATTGGTTATGAAGCTCAACTAGTGCGTGCATTTGATGCGTGGAGTGCTGTTGCAGATGTAACTTTTGTTAAAGTGGCTGATGGTGGTGAGGATTTTAATGCACCGGGGTCTTCTGGCGATATTCGGGTGGCAGGGCACCCTATTACTGCAAGTGGTGGACTATCAGGTCTAGAGTCTCTAGGAGCAGGAACCTTAGCCCATGGTTTTTTTCCGCCAGTAAATGGCGCAACTGCTGCGGGTGATATACATTTTGATAGTGACGATACTTGGAAAATTGGTTTTGGTGGTTCAGGCTTTGATATTTTTCAGGTTTTTGCGCATGAATTAGGGCATGCTTTAGGTTTGGGGCATACTGGAGTTCCCAATTCACTTATGAATCCTATTTATACTGAAACATTTGCTGGGCTACAGGCAGATGATATTGCAGGGGCACAATTCCTTTATGGGGCTGCTGTCAATTCAGTGCCTGCACCTCAAGTATTAATATTAGTAATGCTCGGTTTAATTGGTTTTTCTACACAAAGAAAGCGTTCAGCTGTTAAGCTTTAG
- a CDS encoding farnesyl diphosphate synthase has protein sequence MSNALKEYLVTSQECVEKALELRLPSNTVLPKKLHDAMRYSTLDGGKRMRPMLTYSTGKALGIAPELLDGPACAVEMIHVYSLIHDDLPAMDDDDLRRGKATSHVAYDEATAILAGDALQAMAFQTLANDASMQASSDTRIRMITALAKASGSQGMVGGQAIDLESVGKKLTLPELENMHIHKTGALIRVSVQLASLSMPDLEPSIATKLDHYAKCIGLSFQVKDDILDEESDTATLGKTQGKDQDNDKPTYPALLGLDGAKQKAQDLHEQAVASLADFGAEADLLRDLSLYIIQRDH, from the coding sequence ATGAGTAACGCCCTAAAAGAATATTTAGTCACTAGCCAAGAGTGTGTCGAAAAAGCTTTAGAATTACGTCTACCCAGCAATACGGTCTTACCTAAGAAATTGCATGATGCAATGCGTTACAGTACTTTGGATGGTGGTAAACGCATGCGTCCCATGTTGACTTATAGTACGGGCAAGGCATTGGGTATTGCGCCTGAATTGTTGGATGGTCCTGCGTGTGCGGTGGAAATGATTCATGTGTATTCGCTTATTCATGATGATTTGCCGGCAATGGATGATGATGACTTGCGTCGTGGTAAAGCCACTTCACATGTTGCGTATGATGAAGCAACTGCCATCTTGGCGGGTGATGCCTTGCAGGCCATGGCTTTTCAAACATTGGCAAATGATGCCAGTATGCAGGCTAGTAGTGATACCCGTATCAGAATGATTACCGCACTTGCAAAAGCAAGTGGCTCGCAAGGCATGGTCGGTGGCCAGGCAATTGATTTGGAATCGGTGGGTAAGAAACTGACCTTGCCTGAGTTAGAAAATATGCATATTCATAAAACGGGTGCCTTAATTCGGGTGAGTGTGCAATTGGCAAGTTTGTCGATGCCTGATTTGGAACCGTCCATAGCGACTAAACTAGATCATTATGCAAAGTGTATCGGTCTGTCATTCCAAGTAAAAGATGATATTTTGGATGAAGAAAGTGATACGGCGACGCTAGGTAAAACGCAAGGCAAAGATCAAGATAATGACAAGCCAACTTACCCTGCATTATTAGGCTTGGATGGCGCCAAACAAAAAGCTCAGGACTTACATGAGCAAGCGGTTGCTAGTTTGGCTGACTTTGGAGCTGAAGCTGATTTATTAAGAGATTTGTCTTTATATATTATTCAGCGCGATCACTAA
- a CDS encoding lipid-A-disaccharide synthase gives MSHVPKKIMLVAGESSGDQHAANLFLELKKSRPDMQAIGMGGKKMAAAGVAIHYDSSNIGVIGVVEVLKRYAEIRRALHVMQQLLLEQRPDLLVCVDYKEFNFKLAGFAKKNGIKVLFYVSPQIWAWRPGRVVAYGKVIDMMAVIFPFEVPYYEKENVPVRYVGHPSVDKVCPKRTKEEDFTEFGLEIGKPVVGILPGSRIDEINRMLPTMLQAAELIQQQIPGVQFVLPQADSVTDELLQSSFKHANVKVKAIKNQFYDTVQCCDAVMTVSGTATLEIALLTVPMLVAYRLSTLTYLLARILVDTEFIGLPNIVVGKAAVKEFIQYDATPKNLAQEMMAILQDKQYAQAIRNDLQQVKHKIGAGGGSENMAKLVLELLA, from the coding sequence ATGAGTCATGTGCCCAAGAAAATTATGTTGGTTGCCGGAGAGTCGTCTGGGGATCAGCATGCAGCAAATTTATTTCTTGAATTGAAAAAGAGCCGCCCTGATATGCAAGCGATTGGCATGGGTGGGAAGAAAATGGCAGCTGCCGGCGTTGCAATCCACTATGACTCATCTAACATTGGCGTAATTGGCGTAGTTGAGGTGCTTAAGCGCTATGCTGAAATTCGACGTGCTTTACATGTAATGCAACAGTTATTATTGGAGCAAAGACCTGATTTATTAGTTTGTGTTGATTATAAAGAATTTAATTTTAAATTAGCTGGTTTTGCCAAGAAAAATGGTATTAAGGTTTTGTTTTATGTCAGTCCGCAAATTTGGGCCTGGCGACCTGGGCGTGTGGTAGCCTATGGGAAAGTGATTGATATGATGGCAGTTATTTTTCCTTTCGAAGTACCTTATTATGAAAAGGAAAATGTACCAGTACGCTATGTTGGGCACCCATCGGTTGATAAAGTATGTCCTAAGCGCACCAAAGAGGAAGATTTTACTGAATTTGGCTTAGAAATAGGGAAGCCTGTTGTGGGGATTTTGCCTGGTAGCCGTATCGATGAAATTAATCGCATGCTGCCGACTATGTTGCAAGCAGCAGAGCTCATACAGCAACAAATCCCAGGTGTGCAATTTGTCTTGCCGCAAGCTGATTCAGTGACGGATGAATTATTGCAATCTTCATTTAAACATGCAAATGTTAAAGTGAAGGCTATAAAAAACCAGTTCTATGATACTGTGCAATGCTGTGATGCAGTTATGACGGTATCGGGAACAGCAACACTTGAGATTGCATTACTGACAGTGCCCATGTTAGTAGCCTATAGGCTTTCTACCTTGACTTATTTATTGGCAAGAATATTAGTTGATACTGAATTTATTGGCTTACCTAATATTGTTGTTGGTAAGGCGGCTGTGAAAGAATTTATTCAGTATGACGCAACGCCAAAAAACCTTGCTCAAGAAATGATGGCAATCTTGCAAGATAAGCAATATGCACAAGCAATCCGTAATGATTTGCAGCAGGTAAAGCATAAAATAGGAGCAGGTGGTGGTTCAGAAAATATGGCAAAATTAGTTTTAGAATTACTGGCATAA
- a CDS encoding homoserine kinase type II — translation MSVYTTLTRSQIESFIAPYGLGELIQFQGISAGIENTNYLLTTVQGDFVLTIYEHFSSSEVFCYLELLLQLASSASYYPYPLVDQYQESLQVLLDKPAALFNCLPGKSLQYVSAQQQLAIATALASLHSRSTSLQFVKKNRKGLPWLAATVKKVANELSAQDLILLNDELAFQQKHHVEHLPRGVIHADLFKDNVLFVEDTLTGMLDFYAACCDCYLLDIAITLNDWCISQQGEFQYQQQALFMQTYQQIRQVSAEELAYLPLFLRRASLRFWLSRLEHKLCPRVGEVTQEKDPDVFKKLLLQHRQKSIPLE, via the coding sequence GTGTCGGTTTATACAACGCTTACTCGTAGCCAAATAGAGTCATTTATAGCACCTTATGGTCTAGGGGAGCTTATTCAGTTTCAAGGAATTAGTGCAGGCATAGAAAACACCAATTATTTACTGACAACTGTGCAAGGTGATTTTGTTCTTACTATCTATGAGCATTTCAGCAGTAGTGAAGTCTTTTGTTATCTAGAGCTGCTATTGCAGTTAGCTAGCAGTGCCAGTTATTACCCTTATCCATTAGTCGATCAATATCAAGAATCTTTGCAGGTGTTGTTGGATAAGCCTGCCGCATTATTTAACTGTTTGCCTGGTAAGTCTTTGCAATATGTCTCAGCTCAACAGCAGCTGGCGATTGCAACAGCTTTGGCGAGCTTACATTCCAGATCTACCTCTTTGCAGTTCGTAAAAAAAAATAGAAAAGGGTTGCCGTGGTTGGCTGCAACGGTAAAAAAAGTTGCTAATGAGCTATCTGCACAAGACTTAATTTTATTAAATGACGAGCTGGCATTTCAGCAGAAGCATCATGTGGAGCATTTGCCGCGAGGTGTTATTCATGCTGATTTATTTAAGGATAATGTGTTATTTGTTGAAGATACTTTAACAGGCATGTTAGATTTTTATGCAGCCTGTTGCGATTGTTATTTATTGGATATAGCCATTACCTTAAATGACTGGTGTATTAGCCAACAAGGTGAATTTCAGTATCAGCAGCAGGCACTGTTTATGCAGACTTATCAGCAAATACGTCAAGTCTCAGCTGAAGAATTGGCGTATTTACCTTTATTCTTAAGAAGAGCCAGTTTACGCTTTTGGTTGTCCCGTTTGGAACATAAACTGTGCCCAAGAGTAGGTGAGGTTACTCAAGAAAAAGATCCTGATGTATTTAAAAAATTATTGTTACAACATCGCCAAAAGTCAATACCATTAGAATAA
- a CDS encoding hemoglobin, with protein MAETQQTTPYALMGGQQAIISLVDRFYFYMDTKPEVKELRAIHAPELEPVKEKLVKFLSGWLGGPDLFVQEYGHPRLKQRHFPFQVDKLTRDQWMWCMQKAIYEVSMPDELRKNIMQAFADLATHMINTE; from the coding sequence ATGGCAGAAACGCAGCAAACAACTCCTTATGCATTAATGGGAGGCCAGCAGGCAATTATCAGCTTGGTTGATCGGTTTTATTTTTATATGGATACCAAGCCTGAGGTAAAAGAGCTACGTGCAATTCATGCACCTGAGCTAGAACCAGTAAAAGAAAAATTGGTTAAATTTTTATCGGGATGGTTAGGTGGCCCAGATTTGTTTGTACAGGAGTATGGGCACCCGCGTTTAAAGCAGCGACATTTTCCTTTTCAGGTTGATAAGCTAACGCGTGATCAATGGATGTGGTGTATGCAAAAGGCAATATACGAGGTGAGCATGCCTGATGAATTAAGAAAGAATATTATGCAAGCTTTTGCTGATCTAGCGACGCATATGATCAATACTGAGTAG